Proteins encoded in a region of the Oscillospiraceae bacterium MB24-C1 genome:
- the rnhA gene encoding ribonuclease HI: MSIPQKKVSIFTDGACSGNPGPGGWGAILRYGTVERELSGGERETTNNRMELTAVIQALSALKEPCDVTIYSDSKYVIDAVEKGWARGWRARGWVKADKKPALNVDLWQQLLELLERHNARFVWVKGHNEHPENERCDRLAVAESKKF; encoded by the coding sequence ATGTCGATACCGCAAAAGAAGGTTTCAATATTTACTGACGGCGCATGCTCCGGCAACCCTGGCCCGGGTGGTTGGGGGGCTATTCTGCGCTATGGCACCGTCGAGCGAGAGCTTTCGGGCGGAGAACGAGAGACGACAAACAACCGCATGGAGCTCACCGCTGTGATACAGGCGCTTTCAGCGCTCAAGGAGCCCTGTGACGTTACCATTTACAGCGACTCCAAATATGTCATCGACGCAGTTGAAAAAGGCTGGGCGCGTGGCTGGCGCGCACGTGGCTGGGTCAAAGCGGATAAAAAGCCTGCATTAAATGTCGATCTCTGGCAGCAGTTGCTTGAACTATTAGAGCGACACAACGCACGTTTTGTTTGGGTAAAAGGGCATAATGAACACCCTGAAAACGAGCGCTGCGATCGGCTTGCAGTAGCCGAAAGTAAAAAATTTTAA